In Microvirga lotononidis, a single genomic region encodes these proteins:
- a CDS encoding IS110 family RNA-guided transposase, which translates to MTDVNIIGLDLAKRVFQAHGARADGSVAFRRKLTRQQVLTFFSKQPRCIVAMEACATAHDWGRELQVLGHEVRLIPPVYVKPFVKRQKNDAADAEAIAEAAARPTMRFVTVKTEEQQARAMVFRTRDLLVRQRTQLINALRGHLAEHGVVAPQGTAKVKLLSDVIEDVNTTLQPLVVELGRLYLDQIAALDGKIADLERVLKREAARGVTTSRLQTMPGIGPITAMAIETFAPPMESFRRGRDFAAWLGLVPVQHSTGGKQVLGRTSKMGQRDIRRLLIIGAMAVVKSAGRKSAPEGSWLARMLARKPRMLVAIALANKMARSAWAMLTKGEDFRVPAATAS; encoded by the coding sequence ACGTTAACATCATTGGTCTCGACCTTGCAAAGCGTGTCTTTCAGGCGCACGGCGCCCGCGCCGATGGGAGCGTGGCCTTTCGCCGGAAACTGACCCGCCAGCAGGTTCTGACGTTCTTCTCCAAGCAGCCACGTTGCATTGTTGCGATGGAGGCCTGCGCCACAGCGCATGACTGGGGCCGCGAACTTCAGGTTCTCGGGCATGAAGTGCGGCTCATCCCGCCGGTCTATGTAAAACCTTTCGTTAAGCGCCAGAAGAACGACGCGGCGGACGCAGAGGCCATCGCCGAGGCGGCGGCACGCCCGACCATGCGGTTCGTCACAGTCAAAACCGAGGAACAGCAGGCGCGAGCGATGGTCTTCCGCACGCGGGATCTTCTCGTGCGCCAACGCACGCAGCTGATCAATGCGCTGCGGGGGCATCTCGCCGAGCACGGCGTCGTCGCGCCACAGGGAACAGCCAAAGTGAAGCTGCTCAGCGATGTGATCGAGGACGTCAACACGACCCTTCAGCCACTGGTCGTCGAACTCGGTCGCCTCTATCTCGACCAGATCGCAGCCCTCGACGGCAAGATCGCGGATCTCGAGAGGGTGTTGAAACGCGAGGCCGCGCGTGGGGTGACGACGTCACGCCTGCAGACCATGCCCGGGATCGGGCCGATCACCGCAATGGCGATCGAAACCTTCGCACCGCCGATGGAGAGCTTCAGACGCGGACGCGACTTCGCCGCCTGGCTCGGGCTTGTCCCGGTCCAGCACTCCACCGGCGGCAAGCAGGTGCTCGGGCGCACCTCGAAGATGGGCCAGCGTGATATCCGACGTCTGCTCATCATCGGCGCGATGGCTGTCGTCAAGAGCGCAGGGCGCAAGAGCGCGCCGGAAGGCTCCTGGCTTGCCCGCATGCTGGCGCGCAAGCCGAGGATGCTCGTGGCCATTGCGCTGGCGAACAAGATGGCGCGGTCCGCCTGGGCCATGCTGACGAAAGGCGAGGACTTCAGAGTTCCGGCAGCAACGGCGTCGTGA
- a CDS encoding IS256 family transposase — translation MNETTSIVRLRQPDTIDDPLTDLLRAGARKLLAQAIESEAEAYLASMRDLKLPDGRERLVRHGHGPERTLQTGIGPVAVRRVKIRDRGATDDADRIRFTSAILPKWARRTKSLDALLPILYLRGLSTGDFQEALSALLGQDAPNLSPSVIARLTGEWQGEYERWQTRDLSARRYVYVWADGVYLQARMQDQAECILVLIGATPEGRKELIGFQAGVRESAQSWRELLVEIKRRGLAIPPRIAVGDGALGFWKALDELFPGTHHQRCWLHKTANVLNKVPKSVQPGMKGALREIYLAPTRAQAEVALDLFEDAYGARYPKAVECLRKDQRALLAFFDWPAEHWIHLRTTNPIESVFATVRHRTVRTKGALSPTTARLMVFKLIMAAAKTWRRLMGENQLPKVIAGVRFQDGSEVIPLPTNSAA, via the coding sequence ATGAACGAGACTACCAGCATTGTCCGCCTTCGTCAGCCCGACACGATCGACGATCCCCTGACCGATCTTCTCCGAGCCGGCGCGCGCAAGCTGCTGGCCCAAGCCATCGAGAGCGAGGCCGAGGCTTATCTGGCCAGCATGCGCGATCTCAAGCTGCCGGACGGCCGCGAGCGCCTGGTCCGGCACGGCCATGGGCCTGAGCGCACGCTCCAGACCGGCATCGGCCCGGTGGCGGTCCGCCGGGTCAAGATCCGCGACCGCGGCGCCACGGATGATGCCGACCGCATCCGCTTTACCTCGGCGATCCTGCCGAAATGGGCGCGGCGCACCAAAAGCTTGGATGCGCTGCTGCCGATCCTGTACCTGCGCGGGCTCTCGACCGGCGACTTCCAGGAGGCGCTCTCCGCCCTGCTCGGCCAGGATGCGCCCAACCTCTCGCCCTCGGTGATCGCCCGGCTGACCGGCGAATGGCAGGGCGAGTACGAGCGCTGGCAGACGCGCGACCTGTCGGCGCGCCGCTACGTCTACGTCTGGGCCGACGGCGTCTACCTCCAGGCCCGGATGCAGGATCAGGCCGAATGCATCCTGGTGCTGATCGGCGCGACACCGGAGGGCAGGAAGGAGCTGATCGGCTTCCAGGCCGGCGTGCGCGAGAGCGCCCAGAGCTGGCGTGAGCTTCTGGTCGAGATCAAGCGGCGGGGCCTGGCCATCCCGCCCCGGATAGCCGTCGGGGATGGCGCGCTCGGCTTCTGGAAGGCGCTCGACGAGCTCTTTCCCGGCACGCATCATCAACGCTGCTGGCTGCACAAGACCGCGAACGTGCTCAACAAGGTGCCCAAGTCCGTGCAGCCCGGCATGAAGGGGGCCCTGCGGGAGATCTATCTCGCCCCGACCCGCGCTCAGGCCGAGGTCGCCCTCGATCTGTTCGAGGACGCCTATGGCGCACGCTATCCGAAGGCGGTGGAGTGCCTGCGCAAGGACCAGCGGGCGCTGCTAGCCTTCTTCGACTGGCCGGCTGAGCACTGGATCCATCTGCGCACGACGAACCCGATTGAGAGCGTGTTTGCGACCGTGCGGCACCGCACCGTGCGCACCAAGGGCGCGCTGTCTCCAACGACTGCTCGCCTGATGGTGTTCAAACTCATCATGGCGGCTGCGAAAACCTGGCGCCGGCTGATGGGCGAAAACCAGTTGCCGAAGGTGATCGCCGGTGTCAGATTCCAGGACGGCAGCGAGGTCATCCCGCTGCCGACAAACAGCGCCGCCTGA